In the Gossypium raimondii isolate GPD5lz chromosome 9, ASM2569854v1, whole genome shotgun sequence genome, one interval contains:
- the LOC105799137 gene encoding uncharacterized protein LOC105799137, whose protein sequence is MANHTEGKDFVVLSRVRTGLKREFEFALKVQAEMCGSLGRTRSRKSQNGPALSPGKRSNKKLKREPKAEEEPIDLMSEEEAKSDVVDVEEPKTEVDGCEEEESKRVEAGKEEEIKSVVIETMFEDVVGNEGKGESEPEKTIIGTLDEKEEKVSKMDVDIGKKQSELEDATKNVEGEKGKEDLVIKSEPCKRDSRVPFFASFEGNSKVEEVVKQEKPLRTYTRSSLKPKVETVKGAVLGDAVIVNASDVKSGRDDNGVKGVDSLITPEINVSTKFVRNFPTKLKDLFDSGMLEGANVRYARSSKVTRNSGSNELRGVIKGSGILCFCSACKGVNVVTPTLYENHAGSSNKRPAEYIYLENGHTLRDVMNACKDSSLTTLENALRMVIGSSMKKSSFCFNCRASITDADSGKPMTLCNSCVDLKECQDSSIEVADGASDRSPGSTVVPKSPISASKCSSSQTKSQGRVTRKDLRMHKLVFEENGLPNGAELGYFVRGKKMLVGYKRGYGILCTCCNSEISPSQFEAHAGWASRRKPFQHIYTSNGVSLHELSISLLKNQKYSTNDCDDLCSICLQGGDLFCCNTCPRAFHKECVSLPSIPTGTWHCRYCQNTFQKEKFVERNANALAAGRVAGIDPIEQITKRSIRIIKTPETEVPSVCVLCRGHAFSKSGFGPRTVILCDQCEREYHVGCLRDHNMDDLKELPEGKWFCCTDCNRIHSALQKLIVRGEEKLPDSSLLVVKKKYEKNRLESKASLDIRWRVLSGKMISSDDTRVLLSKAVAIFHERFDPISDSGSSKGDLIPSMVYGRSVKDQDFGGMYCAILTVNQVVVSAGIFRIFGQEVAEIPLVATSTEGEGQGYFQCLFTCLEKLLGFLNVKNVVLPAADEAESIWTKKFGFSKITKEELDKYRRDYQMMVFQGTSILQKPVPEIRLIRKPEHE, encoded by the exons atggcGAATCATACTGAAGGGAAGGATTTCGTGGTGCTATCTCGGGTAAGAACGGGTCTGAAGCGCGAATTCGAGTTTGCTTTGAAGGTTCAAGCGGAGATGTGTGGGTCTTTGGGTCGGACTCGGTCTAGGAAGTCACAGAATGGACCAGCGTTGAGTCCAGGTAAGAGGAGTaacaaaaaattgaagagagaaCCTAAGGCTGAGGAAGAACCGATAGATTTGATGAGTGAAGAAGAGGCCAAAAGCGACGTCGTGGATGTGGAAGAACCGAAGACAGAGGTGGATGGTTGTGAAGAAGAGGAGTCAAAAAGGGTTGAAGCGGGAAAGGAAGAGGAAATTAAAAGTGTGGTCATTGAAACAATGTTTGAAGATGTGGTTGGCAATGAAGGGAAGGGAGAAAGTGAACCCGAAAAGACAATAATAGGTACGCTAGATGAAAAGGAAGAGAAGGTATCAAAAATGGATGTTGACATTGGAAAGAAACAAAGTGAATTGGAGGATGCAACGAAGAATGTAGAAGGGGAAAAGGGAAAGGAGGATTTGGTGATAAAAAGTGAGCCCTGCAAAAGGGATTCGAGAGTGCCTTTTTTTGCTAGTTTCGAGGGTAATAGTAAGGTAGAGGAAGTGGTGAAGCAAGAGAAACCTTTACGTACATATACCCGATCCTCGTTGAAGCCAAAGGTGGAGACGGTGAAGGGAGCTGTTTTAGGAGATGCTGTTATTGTGAATGCCAGTGATGTGAAAAGTGGTCGTGATGATAATGGAGTTAAAGGTGTGGATAGTCTGATAACGCCCGAAATTAATGTGTCTACTAAGTTTGTTAGAAACTTCCCTACAAAGTTAAAGGATCTTTTTGATTCAGGGATGCTTGAAGGGGCAAATGTGAGGTATGCCCGAAGCTCAAAG GTTACAAGAAATTCAGGAAGTAATGAGCTTCGAGGAGTAATCAAGGGCTCTGGAATATTGTGTTTTTGCAGTGCTTGCAAGGGGGTTAAT GTAGTTACTCCTACCTTATATGAGAATCATGCTGGTAGCTCAAACAAACGTCCTGCAGAGTACATTTACCTTGAGAATGGGCATACCCTGCGTGATGTAATGAATGCCTGCAAAGATAGTTCATTGACCACATTAGAGAATGCTCTGAGGATGGTGATTGGATCTTCAATGAAGAAATCCAGCTTTTGTTTTAACTGTAGAG CATCTATTACTGATGCTGATTCTGGAAAACCTATGACTCTATGTAATTCATGTGTGGATCTAAAAGAGTGTCAAGACAGCTCAATTGAAGTGGCTGATGGTGCTAGTGATAG ATCACCCGGATCAACTGTGGTTCCAAAGTCACCAATCAGTGCTTCAAAATGCAGCTCGTCACAAACTAAGAGTCAGGGAAGAGTAACTAGAaa AGATCTGCGGATGCATAAATTGGTATTCGAGGAAAATGGGTTGCCAAATGGAGCTGAACTAGGGTATTTTGTTCGTGGAAAG AAAATGCTTGTTGGTTATAAAAGGGGATATGGAATACTTTGTACCTGTTGCAATTCAGAG ATAAGCCCCTCTCAGTTTGAGGCTCATGCTGGTTGGGCAAGTCGTCGCAAGCC TTTTCAACACATTTACACATCAAATGGAGTATCTCTCCATGAATTGTCAATATCCCTGTTGAAAAATCAGAAGTACTCTACAAATGATTGTGATGACCTATGTAGCATCTGTTTGCAAGGAGGGGATCTATTTTGCTGTAATACATGTCCAAGGGCTTTTCACAAAG AGTGTGTTTCTCTACCAAGCATTCCAACTGGTACTTGGCACTGTAGATATTGCCAGAATACCTTCCAAAAGGAAAAGTTTGTGGAACGTAATGCCAATGCTCTAGCTGCTGGAAGAGTTGCAGGAATTGATCCAATAGAACAGATAACAAAGAGATCCATTCGAATCATCAAAACTCCTGAGACAGAAGTTCCCAGCGTATGTGTGCTATGCAG AGGTCATGCTTTTAGCAAATCAGGATTTGGTCCACGCACTGTTATACTTTGTGATCAG tGTGAGAGAGAGTATCACGTGGGCTGTCTGAGGGATCATAATATGGATGACCTTAAG GAGTTGCCAGAAGGAAAGTGGTTTTGTTGCACAGATTGCAATAGAATTCATTCTGCTCTACAGAAATTGATAGTTCGTGGGGAAGAGAAGCTTCCTGACTCGTCTCTGCTTGTTGTAAAgaagaaatatgaaaaaaataggtTGGAGAGCAAGGCCAGTCTTGATATAAGATGGAGGGTTCTCAGTGGGAAAATGATATCTTCTGATGACACTAGAGTATTGCTTTCCAAAGCTGTTGCAATCTTCCAT GAACGCTTTGACCCTATAAGCGACTCTGGATCAAGTAAAGGTGATCTCATTCCATCAATGGTTTATGG GAGAAGTGTGAAGGACCAAGATTTTGGTGGCATGTACTGTGCAATATTAACTGTCAA TCAAGTGGTGGTGTCAGCTGGTATTTTTAGGATATTTGGGCAGGAGGTGGCTGAAATTCCCTTAGTTGCAACTAGTACCGAAGGTGAAGGACAG GGTTATTTCCAATGCCTTTTCACTTGCCTAGAAAAGCTGCTTGGGTTCCTAAATGTGAAAAATGTCGTGCTTCCAGCAGCTGATGAAGCAGAATCCATATGGACAAAGAAATTCGGATTCAGCAAGATAACCAAGGAGGAG CTAGACAAGTATAGAAGAGACTACCAAATGATGGTCTTCCAGGGTACATCCATACTGCAGAAGCCAGTCCCAGAAATTCGATTGATCCGTAAACCAGAGCATGAGTGA
- the LOC105799139 gene encoding histone H2B has translation MAPKAEKKPAEKKPAEEKKAEKAPAEKKPRAEKKLPKEAGDKKKKRSKKSIETYKIYIFKVLKQVHPDIGISSKAMGIMNSFINDIFEKLAQESSRLARYNKKPTITSREIQTAVRLVLPGELAKHAVSEGTKAVTKFTSS, from the coding sequence ATGGCACCCAAAGCCGAGAAGAAGCCAGCCGAGAAAAAGCCAGCTGAGGAGAAAAAGGCCGAGAAGGCCCCAGCTGAGAAAAAACCAAGAGCCGAGAAGAAGCTCCCTAAAGAAGCCGGGGACAAGAAGAAGAAGCGAAGCAAGAAGAGCATTGAAACCTACAAGATCTACATCTTCAAGGTGCTGAAGCAGGTCCATCCTGATATCGGTATTTCCAGCAAAGCCATGGGTATTATGAACAGCTTCATCAACGACATCTTCGAGAAGCTGGCTCAAGAATCTTCGAGGCTTGCACGCTATAACAAGAAGCCCACCATCACCTCCCGTGAGATTCAGACTGCCGTCAGATTGGTCCTGCCTGGGGAGTTGGCCAAGCATGCTGTTTCAGAAGGGACCAAGGCAGTTACAAAGTTCACCAGTTCTTAG